CTAAATCCTGTTTCCATTCTTACGAGTCTTGCAAATTGACTCGTAGCATTTTGCTCAATACCTATTGATAACTTTGCATTTTTTAGCACATTTATCCAGTTTTGTTGTTCAGGAAAAGGATATATCTCACTGAAATGAAGCATAGCAATTTTAAATTTATCAGAGAGTTCATCAACGACTTCCTTTGCAATTCCATACATTGAGCCCCAACAAACAATTACAATATCTGGAGATTGAATTCCATAAAGTTGGGGTGGAGCAATTTCTTCCCTGATAAGAGGCATTTTTCTAAAAAGTCTCTTTTCAACCATCTTTACTCTGGTCTCTGCATCCTCAATAATATGTCCTTCCTCATCATGCTCATCACTGTCTGTTACCACAAGATGAGAGGAACGTCCAGGAATCCCTAAGGGTGAAATCCCTGTTTCTGTAAAGGTATGACGCTTGTATTCTTTTAGCTTTTGAAATTCTTCTCTAATTCTATAATCAGTATATTTCAAACTTGTAAGGTCAAAGTCTTTATAGCTCCATTGACTGTCTGCAAGATATTGATCTGTGAGAATTATGACAGTAATCTGATACTTTTCAGCCAAGTCAAAAGCTTTATTAGTAAGATAAAACGCTTCTTCAGGACTTCCCGGCGCAAATATGACTTTTGGAAACTCTCCATGTCCTGCAAAGAGAGCATACAGTAAATCAGCCTGTTCAGTTCTTGTAGGCAATCCAGTTGCAGGACCAGGTCTCTGAGCGAGGGCTATTACAAGAGGAGTCTCAGTCATCGCTGCAAGAGATACTCCCTCAACCATCAAAGCGAAGCCACCCCCTGAAGTTCCAGTCATTGCCCTTACTCCAGCAAAGGATGCACCTATTGCCATATTTATGGCAGCAATTTCATCCTCAGCCTGCTCAACCACTATGCTGAAATCTTTTACGTTTTCTGCAATAAAATTAAAAATTCCCGTTGATGGAGTCATTGGATAGGCTGAATAAAAATTTAATCCTGACGCAATTGCACCGGCGCCAATTGCTTCATTGCCTGTAATCAGCATTTTGGAAGTCTCCAACCCTGATATCACGAATGAACAGGTAAGGCATCGCTCCTTTGCAAATTTATAACCTGCTTCTGCTGTCTTTAAATTTGCTGATATAACATCATCACCCTTTTTCTTGAAAGTTTTCTTTATAAGTTCATACATAATCTCAGGAGACATTCCAAGCATTCCAATTACTGCACCAACTGCAACGGTATTTGCCATTATTTTGCTTCCACCATAAGTTACTGCTAATTCAGATAGTGGAATATCAAGAAAATTAGATTTCTCAAATTTTTGTCTTAAAAATGAGGAATCATAAAGGACATGTCCATTTGGTTTTAATTCTCTTTCATGCTGGGTTATGCTTTCATTGTCAAGGGCAACGAGAATGTCAATGACACTTTTTGAGGCAGTTACGGGATTATTGGATATTCTAATCTGATAAAAATTGTGTCCACCTCTTATGCGGGATTCATAGTCCTGATGGGTGAAAACATAGTAACCTGCCCGAGCAAATATGCGGGACAGGGTCTCACCTATTGTCTGGATTCCCTGTCCCGCTTCACCACCTATTTTTATTGAATAATCCATTATGTAGGAGTTACGCCATATTTGACGATGTTAATTAAATTGTCATCAGGCTTTGGAAGACCTGCAATTTTCCATGCAACAATCGGGTCTATTAGTTTTTCTGCAATGCAATCCTTTGGTTGATTAATGTTTTTACAGACATGGCTTAAAACAGGGAAATAATTGTAAATTTTATAGTACTCATGAATGAATTTAACTATATCAAGTTGCTCTTTTGTGAGAGTTCCCACGCCTTCTTTTATTGCAATCATCTGAGCTACTTTTTCATTCCAATCATTGATGTTTTTTAGGTATCCTCCTTCATCAAGGGCGACTGTCTTCTCAATTGCTTTGTACTGAGCCACTTCTTCAGGTTTTTCCCTTTCAAATCGTTCCTTTTCGGTGAAGTTTTTAATGAACTGTCCAATCTGCACTCCAAGATAAACACATT
The Thermodesulfovibrio yellowstonii DSM 11347 DNA segment above includes these coding regions:
- a CDS encoding TusE/DsrC/DsvC family sulfur relay protein — protein: MAYTIEDLKNKIFEMYPEVKQQSFNVNIYYSEEKQSYIIRFQKGTSELITHLDKQDADDCMNNVKCVYLGVQIGQFIKNFTEKERFEREKPEEVAQYKAIEKTVALDEGGYLKNINDWNEKVAQMIAIKEGVGTLTKEQLDIVKFIHEYYKIYNYFPVLSHVCKNINQPKDCIAEKLIDPIVAWKIAGLPKPDDNLINIVKYGVTPT
- a CDS encoding 2-oxoacid:acceptor oxidoreductase subunit alpha, which encodes MDYSIKIGGEAGQGIQTIGETLSRIFARAGYYVFTHQDYESRIRGGHNFYQIRISNNPVTASKSVIDILVALDNESITQHERELKPNGHVLYDSSFLRQKFEKSNFLDIPLSELAVTYGGSKIMANTVAVGAVIGMLGMSPEIMYELIKKTFKKKGDDVISANLKTAEAGYKFAKERCLTCSFVISGLETSKMLITGNEAIGAGAIASGLNFYSAYPMTPSTGIFNFIAENVKDFSIVVEQAEDEIAAINMAIGASFAGVRAMTGTSGGGFALMVEGVSLAAMTETPLVIALAQRPGPATGLPTRTEQADLLYALFAGHGEFPKVIFAPGSPEEAFYLTNKAFDLAEKYQITVIILTDQYLADSQWSYKDFDLTSLKYTDYRIREEFQKLKEYKRHTFTETGISPLGIPGRSSHLVVTDSDEHDEEGHIIEDAETRVKMVEKRLFRKMPLIREEIAPPQLYGIQSPDIVIVCWGSMYGIAKEVVDELSDKFKIAMLHFSEIYPFPEQQNWINVLKNAKLSIGIEQNATSQFARLVRMETGFSIQNHINRYDGRPFTVEELKEKVYVYLTRL